A genome region from Methanobacterium sp. Maddingley MBC34 includes the following:
- a CDS encoding NADH:ubiquinone oxidoreductase chain I-like protein (overlaps another CDS with the same product name~PFAM: 4Fe-4S binding domain_SP), producing the protein EDENGKIVVDDDKCIYCGGCSNACPARAILFEREFEVEQ; encoded by the coding sequence GAGGATGAAAATGGTAAGATTGTGGTGGATGATGATAAGTGCATCTACTGTGGTGGTTGCAGCAATGCCTGCCCAGCCAGAGCCATATTATTTGAAAGGGAATTCGAGGTGGAACAATGA